In the genome of Leeuwenhoekiella sp. MAR_2009_132, one region contains:
- a CDS encoding DUF932 domain-containing protein, whose protein sequence is MYLQNLQQDEIFVPSEMKSLKTLTQMESRRGLENAIISNGKIVNVVSNSYGHIPNQLFFKKTEEMLMDAQLNFHKRTINKNDRSFITDFIIDDKSQFTVKNDKDVILPMLRFKNSYDGSEKTSGHFGFYREVCSNGLHVSQAEIEFSIKHSKNNTHLIMPRLNNLFDKFLDNEFYTITKKFDKMKEFKIIDTQEFVKAILDRTKLFRYECSDKNSDPSKKSREVIEILNYEALLLNEEPNLWLGYNAFNSVLHNVLKKSFGQQERLDKKLFDEVYAMA, encoded by the coding sequence ATGTATTTACAAAATTTGCAACAGGATGAAATCTTTGTTCCATCAGAAATGAAATCCTTAAAAACTCTGACACAGATGGAATCCCGACGAGGGCTTGAAAATGCCATCATTTCAAATGGGAAGATTGTTAATGTAGTATCGAACAGTTACGGACACATTCCAAACCAATTGTTCTTCAAGAAAACTGAAGAAATGTTGATGGATGCACAACTGAACTTTCACAAGCGCACCATCAACAAAAATGATAGGTCGTTCATTACCGACTTTATCATAGACGATAAAAGTCAGTTTACCGTCAAGAACGATAAGGACGTGATACTGCCAATGCTACGGTTCAAAAACTCGTATGACGGTAGTGAAAAGACTTCTGGACACTTCGGATTTTATAGAGAAGTATGTTCCAATGGTTTGCACGTTTCCCAAGCCGAAATCGAGTTTTCTATAAAACACAGTAAGAACAATACACATCTTATTATGCCACGACTGAACAATCTCTTTGATAAATTTCTGGACAACGAATTTTACACCATTACCAAGAAATTCGACAAGATGAAGGAATTTAAAATCATCGATACACAGGAATTTGTTAAGGCAATTCTTGACAGAACGAAATTGTTCAGATATGAATGTAGCGACAAGAACAGCGACCCGTCGAAAAAATCTCGTGAGGTCATCGAAATCTTAAACTATGAAGCCTTATTGCTCAATGAAGAACCAAATCTTTGGTTAGGTTACAATGCGTTTAATTCAGTACTTCATAATGTTTTGAAGAAAAGCTTTGGCCAACAAGAACGGTTGGATAAAAAACTGTTCGACGAAGTCTATGCAATGGCATAA